A section of the Methanobrevibacter thaueri genome encodes:
- a CDS encoding DUF4012 domain-containing protein: MKRKKKLIIAILLVILVGLLASIYGALNSGPDLSQEDKDILLLTADKYEQSNGGVDMAFMIHLRNGSFDNYTPIYPGGMTHPTQPASSAIGGGKMFLHDSLYDGIEEGMQYAKEIVEYNTNMTPDAVVLVYDEGVDNIIDSVRPLKVDGEETNLSATDIICENDAYNGYAGNEGVSGTMSRSDAVMVLVKALAQAAANPDKKATMIQAALNEYSKGNIVMQPEGSFTKLLATKGIESLS; encoded by the coding sequence CTATTGGCTTCAATCTACGGGGCATTAAATAGTGGTCCTGACCTTTCACAGGAAGATAAGGACATATTATTATTAACTGCTGACAAATACGAACAGTCCAACGGTGGAGTGGACATGGCGTTCATGATCCACTTGAGAAATGGAAGTTTCGACAATTACACTCCAATTTATCCTGGAGGCATGACACACCCAACACAACCCGCATCCAGTGCAATTGGAGGAGGAAAGATGTTCCTTCACGACAGTCTGTATGATGGAATCGAGGAGGGTATGCAATACGCAAAAGAAATCGTGGAGTATAACACTAACATGACTCCTGATGCAGTAGTTCTTGTTTATGACGAAGGAGTAGACAATATTATTGATTCAGTCCGGCCATTGAAAGTAGACGGTGAGGAGACAAATCTTAGTGCAACAGACATTATCTGTGAAAACGACGCATATAACGGATACGCCGGTAACGAGGGAGTTTCCGGAACAATGTCCAGGTCAGATGCAGTTATGGTACTGGTTAAAGCATTAGCTCAAGCTGCTGCAAACCCTGATAAAAAAGCCACTATGATTCAAGCCGCCTTAAATGAATACTCTAAAGGAAACATTGTAATGCAACCTGAAGGTTCATTTACAAAACTGCTGGCTACAAAAGGAATTGAATCGTTGAGTTAA
- the glmM gene encoding phosphoglucosamine mutase, whose translation MAAEKLFGTSGIRGKIGSEVTCELALNVGKSLAHYLGNEGRVVIGYDTRTTNQMLDQAITAGLLESGVDVIKIGMVPTPLVGYATEKLDADAGIMLTASHNPSPYNGIKLWNKNAMAYTSAQENEIEEIYFNKSYTSATWDKVGRLSVNEEIKGQYVDDLVNMVDIKEGFKVVIDCASGAGSEISPLVFRKAGCEVTTLNSQPDGFFPGRNPEPNAENLQTLMKTVVAIGADLGIAHDGDADRMITVDEKGNVSPFDSLLALISKEFDGDIVTTVDAGLCMDESVKGKVFRTPVGDVNVAEVIIEKNASFGGEPSGTWLHPDFCMCPDGILSGLRMAELVSNKGKLSELLDEIPSYPNVREKITCSKEAKIKVMENMEDLLTDAFDDIVEVNSVDGVRLTFADDSWVLVRPSGTEDYVRITLESRSEERAEEIRDACVKIINENL comes from the coding sequence ATGGCTGCGGAAAAACTTTTCGGAACCTCAGGAATAAGAGGAAAGATAGGCTCTGAAGTGACTTGTGAATTGGCATTGAATGTGGGAAAGTCCTTGGCGCATTACCTTGGAAATGAGGGCCGTGTCGTTATAGGATATGATACAAGAACCACAAACCAGATGCTTGATCAAGCCATTACAGCAGGATTGCTTGAAAGCGGAGTCGACGTAATCAAAATAGGAATGGTTCCAACACCGCTGGTGGGTTATGCTACTGAAAAGCTTGATGCGGATGCCGGAATAATGTTGACAGCATCACACAACCCGTCTCCATATAACGGGATAAAGTTATGGAACAAGAATGCAATGGCATACACCTCCGCACAGGAAAATGAAATTGAGGAAATATACTTCAACAAGTCCTACACCTCAGCAACATGGGATAAAGTGGGAAGGTTAAGCGTCAATGAAGAAATCAAGGGCCAATACGTTGACGATTTGGTTAACATGGTTGACATCAAGGAAGGTTTCAAGGTCGTAATCGACTGCGCATCAGGCGCCGGAAGCGAAATATCACCTTTAGTATTTAGAAAAGCAGGCTGTGAAGTGACAACCCTAAACTCCCAGCCGGACGGATTTTTCCCAGGCCGCAACCCGGAACCGAATGCTGAAAACCTCCAGACACTGATGAAAACAGTTGTAGCCATTGGCGCGGACTTGGGTATTGCCCATGACGGTGATGCCGACAGAATGATTACAGTTGACGAGAAGGGAAATGTTTCACCATTTGACTCATTACTGGCTTTGATATCAAAAGAGTTCGACGGAGACATTGTCACAACCGTTGACGCTGGCTTGTGCATGGACGAGTCCGTAAAGGGAAAGGTATTCAGAACTCCTGTCGGTGATGTTAACGTTGCTGAAGTCATAATCGAGAAGAATGCAAGTTTTGGCGGAGAGCCTTCAGGAACATGGCTGCACCCTGACTTCTGCATGTGTCCTGACGGAATACTGTCCGGATTGAGAATGGCCGAACTTGTTTCCAACAAGGGAAAGCTATCCGAACTGCTTGATGAGATACCTTCATATCCAAATGTCCGTGAAAAGATAACATGTTCAAAAGAGGCCAAAATCAAGGTAATGGAGAATATGGAGGACCTGTTGACTGATGCCTTTGATGACATCGTTGAGGTAAATTCAGTTGACGGCGTCAGATTGACATTTGCCGACGACAGTTGGGTGCTTGTAAGGCCGTCAGGTACAGAGGACTATGTCAGAATCACCCTTGAATCTCGAAGCGAAGAAAGGGCTGAAGAGATCAGGGATGCATGTGTAAAAATAATCAATGAAAACTTATAG
- a CDS encoding 2,3-bisphosphoglycerate-independent phosphoglycerate mutase — MKGLILIMDGMGDRPIKELGNKTPLEAANTPNMDKMAEEGITGIMDSIAPGIIPGSDTAHLSILGYNPYEVYTGRGPFEANGVGVEVLPGDIAFRCNFSTADEDLIVTDRRAGRIKEGTDEIVAELNKMVLEDYPDIKIIFKESTGHRAVLVLRGEGLSDKVSDADPKVEGNKPKEVKALDDTPEAAKTADILNKLVVKTYEMVKDHPVNLKRIEEGKPPANIVIPRGAGEVPVVESLNEKYEVNSACIAETGLIMGIGRFAGMDIIEMEDVTGGIDTNLDNIRDTIIDQVKNSDHDFFLINIDGADEAGHDGQTMEKKEFIEKVDRVVMSELIKLEDVYIYLTADHSTPISIMNHSGDPVPVLIRGPEVRVDDVCEFSERACAKGGLNRIRGSDVMNIMMDLMNYAHKFGA, encoded by the coding sequence ATGAAAGGTCTTATTTTAATCATGGATGGAATGGGTGACCGTCCAATTAAAGAATTAGGAAATAAAACTCCTTTGGAAGCTGCCAACACTCCAAATATGGATAAGATGGCTGAAGAAGGAATTACTGGTATTATGGATTCAATCGCACCCGGAATAATTCCTGGAAGTGACACAGCACACTTATCAATATTGGGATACAATCCATATGAGGTATACACTGGCAGGGGACCATTCGAGGCGAATGGTGTTGGAGTCGAAGTTCTGCCAGGTGACATCGCATTCAGATGCAACTTCTCAACTGCAGATGAGGACCTTATAGTCACAGACAGACGTGCCGGAAGAATCAAGGAAGGAACCGATGAGATTGTTGCCGAACTGAACAAGATGGTTCTTGAGGACTATCCTGACATCAAAATCATATTCAAGGAATCAACCGGTCACAGGGCAGTTTTGGTTCTCAGGGGAGAAGGCCTGTCCGATAAGGTCAGCGACGCAGACCCAAAAGTCGAAGGAAACAAGCCAAAAGAGGTAAAGGCACTTGACGACACACCGGAAGCTGCAAAGACCGCAGACATCCTAAACAAACTGGTCGTGAAAACCTATGAGATGGTTAAGGACCATCCGGTAAACCTGAAAAGAATAGAGGAAGGAAAACCTCCTGCAAATATTGTCATTCCTCGTGGAGCCGGTGAGGTGCCTGTTGTCGAATCATTAAACGAAAAGTATGAGGTCAACTCAGCATGTATTGCAGAAACAGGTTTAATCATGGGTATAGGAAGATTCGCCGGAATGGACATCATAGAAATGGAGGATGTGACCGGTGGAATCGACACAAACCTTGACAATATCCGTGACACCATAATCGACCAGGTCAAAAACTCAGACCATGACTTCTTCCTAATCAACATCGACGGAGCGGATGAGGCTGGCCACGACGGTCAGACAATGGAGAAAAAGGAATTCATCGAAAAGGTTGATAGAGTTGTCATGAGCGAACTTATCAAGCTCGAAGACGTTTACATTTACCTTACAGCTGATCACTCAACACCTATTTCCATCATGAACCACTCAGGAGACCCAGTGCCTGTTCTTATAAGAGGTCCTGAAGTGAGAGTGGATGACGTTTGCGAATTCTCCGAAAGGGCATGCGCAAAAGGAGGACTAAACAGGATCAGAGGATCAGACGTAATGAACATCATGATGGACTTAATGAATTACGCCCACAAGTTCGGAGCATAG